From the Petrotoga mexicana DSM 14811 genome, one window contains:
- a CDS encoding NADH-quinone oxidoreductase subunit D: MKELKLYLGPNHPGMHGNFSVHMYVDGDTIVRARPMPGMLHRGFEKLMERRLWMNNLALIPRICVPEPDINEMVYAMAIEELTGIEVPEKAHWIRMIILELARIANHLMSLGGIGGPVGLYTGPNWGLADRDLILDIFEEITGARVYHMYIVPGGVRKDLSEETIEKIKSFLDYLENRLPEYEDLILKNSLFQRRTKDKLLLPAEVVWELGVTGIGMRSAVGEAYDIRKVDPYARYDQVEFYVPTANYSDGYTRVYFKYLETYQSIKIIRQVIEKMPKKGKVWNKISSGNALRWRVPKGQVYTHIECTRGEYGYYMVSEGEDKPYRVAVRGASYPQGLLGVEKYLPGTRIEDAALWMETMGVCPPEIDR, translated from the coding sequence ATGAAAGAACTTAAATTATACTTGGGGCCAAATCATCCGGGAATGCACGGGAATTTCAGCGTACATATGTATGTTGATGGAGATACCATCGTCAGGGCAAGGCCTATGCCTGGTATGTTGCATAGAGGATTTGAAAAACTTATGGAAAGAAGACTTTGGATGAATAACCTTGCGCTCATACCAAGGATTTGTGTACCAGAACCTGACATTAATGAGATGGTTTACGCCATGGCGATAGAGGAATTAACAGGAATTGAAGTCCCTGAAAAAGCTCATTGGATAAGGATGATAATCTTAGAGCTAGCAAGAATCGCAAATCATCTAATGTCCCTTGGAGGAATAGGAGGACCTGTGGGACTCTACACTGGACCCAATTGGGGACTCGCAGATAGAGATCTTATATTGGATATCTTTGAAGAGATAACGGGGGCAAGAGTTTACCATATGTATATCGTACCAGGTGGCGTAAGAAAGGATTTGAGTGAGGAAACTATCGAAAAGATAAAGAGTTTTCTCGATTATTTAGAAAATCGACTTCCAGAATATGAAGATTTGATTCTCAAGAATTCCCTCTTTCAGAGAAGAACCAAAGATAAATTGTTGTTACCTGCAGAGGTTGTTTGGGAGTTGGGAGTTACTGGAATAGGTATGAGATCGGCTGTGGGAGAAGCATACGATATTAGAAAAGTAGACCCGTATGCAAGGTATGACCAAGTAGAATTTTATGTCCCAACCGCAAACTATTCAGATGGATATACAAGGGTTTATTTCAAATACCTCGAAACCTATCAGAGCATAAAAATAATAAGACAGGTAATTGAAAAAATGCCCAAAAAAGGTAAAGTATGGAACAAAATATCTAGTGGGAATGCCTTAAGATGGCGTGTTCCAAAAGGTCAAGTTTACACTCATATCGAATGCACGAGAGGAGAATATGGTTATTATATGGTTTCAGAAGGAGAAGATAAACCTTATAGAGTTGCTGTTAGGGGGGCATCCTATCCACAAGGTTTATTGGGGGTAGAAAAATATTTGCCCGGTACGAGGATAGAGGATGCAGCGCTTTGGATGGAAACAATGGGGGTATGTCCTCCAGAAATAGACAGATAA
- a CDS encoding M23 family metallopeptidase: protein MRKRTVLFFIISILAVLTFSSYSIVEHQIQSNETLYSISIEYNVSISTILDWNSNLSPNNLKIGQVILIPQPEGYIYEVKEGDNLTYIAKLFFTSVSDIVKANNLDTTTIFVNQKLFIPKSVVGKGFNNERNIIWPVYGTISSLYGYRVHPITKEYSFHKGIDLAAPMGTPVFCVETGKVKFVGENGGYGLMVEIESSNGSYVYGHLSKINVYEGQYVEKGEMIARVGNSGLSTGPHLHFEVKKADTNYDPLVFLPSSNRIYVLDNTENEYGLGGN from the coding sequence ATTCGTAAAAGAACAGTTCTATTCTTTATTATCTCGATTTTGGCGGTATTAACGTTTTCGTCTTATTCTATTGTGGAACATCAAATTCAAAGTAACGAAACATTATATAGTATTTCAATTGAATACAATGTATCCATTTCAACTATTTTGGATTGGAATTCTAATTTATCTCCCAACAATTTAAAAATTGGACAAGTAATATTAATTCCTCAACCGGAAGGGTATATCTATGAAGTCAAAGAGGGAGATAACCTAACTTATATTGCTAAATTATTTTTCACTAGTGTTTCTGATATAGTTAAAGCAAACAACCTCGATACGACAACTATTTTTGTAAATCAAAAACTTTTTATCCCTAAAAGTGTTGTAGGAAAAGGTTTCAATAACGAAAGAAATATAATATGGCCGGTTTATGGCACTATTTCTTCTCTTTATGGATATAGGGTTCACCCTATAACTAAAGAGTATTCTTTTCATAAAGGAATCGATCTTGCGGCACCTATGGGCACACCCGTTTTTTGTGTTGAAACGGGAAAAGTGAAGTTCGTTGGCGAAAACGGAGGATATGGTTTGATGGTTGAAATAGAGTCTTCAAATGGTTCTTATGTTTACGGTCATCTTTCTAAAATAAATGTGTATGAGGGCCAATATGTCGAAAAAGGCGAAATGATAGCAAGAGTGGGAAATTCAGGTTTAAGTACAGGTCCTCACCTTCACTTCGAAGTTAAAAAAGCTGATACAAATTACGACCCGTTAGTATTCCTGCCTTCTAGTAATAGAATTTATGTGTTGGATAACACAGAAAACGAATATGGCTTAGGTGGAAATTGA
- a CDS encoding NADH-quinone oxidoreductase subunit C yields the protein MNFTNDTKELISILEKSLDIKDFTTPKKNEISIVVDQNNVPTILTYLKDKGWKQLSMITCVDWIEENKFELVYVLFNWTNGITFLVKTKIERENPEYISIIDIFPGARYYERDIHEFFGVKFEGNSDSEKPLFLELWDDKPPMRKDFDPLEYSKRKFPDRKYDVELSKNVVKEVIKEGGINERT from the coding sequence ATGAATTTCACGAATGATACCAAAGAATTGATAAGTATTCTTGAAAAAAGTTTAGATATAAAAGATTTCACAACACCAAAGAAAAATGAAATAAGCATAGTTGTTGATCAAAATAATGTACCAACAATATTGACCTATTTAAAGGACAAAGGTTGGAAACAGTTGAGCATGATAACCTGTGTCGATTGGATTGAAGAAAACAAATTTGAGTTAGTTTATGTCCTCTTCAATTGGACAAATGGGATTACTTTTTTAGTAAAAACAAAGATAGAAAGAGAAAACCCCGAATATATAAGCATCATAGATATTTTCCCTGGTGCCAGATACTACGAAAGGGATATCCATGAGTTCTTTGGTGTGAAGTTTGAAGGTAATTCAGATTCTGAAAAACCGTTGTTCTTAGAATTATGGGACGATAAACCACCTATGAGAAAAGATTTTGATCCGTTAGAGTATTCTAAGCGTAAATTTCCTGATAGAAAGTATGATGTGGAACTTTCCAAAAACGTTGTGAAAGAAGTCATAAAAGAAGGTGGAATAAATGAAAGAACTTAA
- a CDS encoding cob(I)yrinic acid a,c-diamide adenosyltransferase, protein MSITTKTGDKGETSLWSGERVSKDDIRVEAYGTVDELNSFLSEANYYLKSHEVKKIINEVQNNLFKVAGELASKSQKYKYPIQEEDALKITNYVYEFENRLNLKGFVMPGKTIQSAKLDICRTIARRAERRIIALDKKEPLSEPLKKYVNRLSDLLFVLARFEEYIEDKIEFKKW, encoded by the coding sequence GTGTCTATTACAACAAAAACAGGTGATAAGGGTGAAACCTCTCTTTGGAGTGGAGAAAGAGTATCAAAAGACGACATAAGAGTGGAAGCTTACGGTACCGTAGATGAATTAAACTCATTTCTTTCAGAAGCAAATTATTATCTAAAATCTCATGAAGTAAAAAAAATAATAAACGAAGTACAGAATAATTTATTCAAAGTAGCAGGAGAGCTAGCTTCCAAAAGCCAAAAATATAAATATCCTATTCAAGAAGAAGATGCACTTAAAATTACGAATTATGTTTATGAATTTGAAAACAGGTTGAATCTAAAAGGCTTCGTAATGCCGGGAAAGACCATACAATCTGCAAAATTAGACATTTGTAGAACAATAGCACGAAGAGCAGAAAGACGAATTATCGCTTTAGATAAAAAAGAACCGTTATCGGAACCATTAAAAAAATATGTAAATCGATTATCTGATCTGTTATTCGTATTAGCCCGTTTTGAAGAGTACATAGAAGATAAAATTGAATTCAAAAAATGGTGA
- a CDS encoding NADH-quinone oxidoreductase subunit NuoB: MNIFEEDLNDTITFWEKIKNIFRGKSLWMLHYCTGCGAVELPPTMTARFDMERLGMGPMATPRQADVLLITGYLSVKTLRRVIYTYEQMMTPKYLVGFGSCTLNGGIYYDSYAVINRLDYYLPVDLYLAGCMPRPEAIMNTFKTLENMITKGEANGWKKYVENYDWYRNNQIRSLGEVYVKDEFHE, encoded by the coding sequence ATGAACATCTTTGAAGAAGATTTAAACGATACTATAACTTTTTGGGAAAAGATAAAGAACATCTTCAGAGGTAAATCTTTATGGATGCTTCATTATTGCACAGGTTGTGGTGCGGTAGAACTTCCGCCAACTATGACAGCTAGATTCGATATGGAAAGATTGGGTATGGGTCCTATGGCAACGCCTCGTCAAGCGGATGTTCTACTTATAACAGGTTATCTAAGCGTTAAAACTTTAAGAAGAGTTATATACACTTATGAACAAATGATGACTCCAAAATATCTTGTGGGCTTTGGGTCTTGTACTTTAAACGGAGGAATATACTATGATTCCTATGCAGTGATCAACAGGTTAGATTATTATCTTCCAGTTGATCTTTACCTTGCCGGATGTATGCCAAGGCCTGAGGCTATAATGAATACTTTTAAAACTCTTGAGAACATGATAACAAAAGGTGAAGCCAATGGATGGAAAAAATATGTTGAAAATTACGATTGGTATCGAAATAACCAAATCCGTTCTTTAGGGGAGGTGTATGTAAAGGATGAATTTCACGAATGA
- the yqeK gene encoding bis(5'-nucleosyl)-tetraphosphatase (symmetrical) YqeK, which translates to MELTSTIEELKKYLKITIKSKKRLEHIYNVVNFSKKLAQIHRLPEGKVEIAALGHDLFRDVEPNRLIKLAAFYKIHLDKFDKNRPILLHGKVSAEFLARKFHIDDDIYQAIYYHTSGYEKMGDIGKTLVISDSAGDDRDFEGVEELRKVSIISLNEGYKLAIKNKISYALAKERYILEDTYKTWNALCQI; encoded by the coding sequence TTGGAATTAACCAGCACTATAGAAGAATTAAAAAAGTATTTAAAAATAACTATTAAGTCTAAAAAAAGATTAGAACATATCTACAATGTTGTTAATTTCTCAAAAAAATTAGCCCAAATCCACAGACTTCCAGAAGGAAAAGTTGAAATTGCAGCGTTAGGACACGATTTATTTCGAGATGTTGAACCAAACCGATTAATCAAATTGGCAGCGTTTTATAAAATTCACCTCGATAAATTCGATAAAAATCGCCCCATTCTCTTGCACGGAAAGGTAAGTGCGGAATTTTTGGCAAGGAAATTCCATATTGACGATGATATATACCAAGCGATATATTATCATACCAGCGGTTATGAAAAAATGGGTGATATAGGAAAAACGCTTGTTATTTCCGATTCAGCCGGAGATGACAGGGATTTTGAAGGGGTTGAAGAACTGAGAAAGGTATCGATCATATCTTTGAATGAAGGGTACAAATTAGCGATTAAAAACAAAATAAGCTATGCATTAGCGAAAGAGAGATACATATTAGAAGATACATATAAGACATGGAACGCATTGTGTCAAATTTGA
- a CDS encoding proton-conducting transporter membrane subunit, with translation MALNSLLITGLLLSVLTFFLTKINKKLGSYFTIFSTLFVLVFLFGYMNDVGTVFNLWSFGGFSLQLVSSNYGWFFSIIMVLTYFLVSFFNPYWVEKMVNPASYNMLYVFSVVSTLGVFFAKDFLTLFIFWEMVVWSSLFIIPLGKSRKASVVYYAISTVGSFSMFFAIMYLYSLFQTFDIKSISQNLISSPNTAVMAYFVIIIAGLAKLGIFPFHTWLPIAHGNAPHTFSPVLSGGLVKMGAFIALLVSAIIPTSQIFSNHIHIIGVPYENYIIMVLGAISIIVGTLMAIKQEDAKRLIAYSTVANGGYILIGISLLDQVGFAGGMMHIFNHAMASAAMFLTIGAVAYRTGTTNMSELGGMIKKMPVTFAAYLIAIISIAGIPPTSGFASKWLIFQGLASKGLMFIAFATFFGSIGSFMYVFRPLATVFLGQLSPKHNDVKEVPFMMQIPMLVMSLLTIYFGVFPSQMLGFISKIQASLNIVPISVEGSKIYSFSGMWDSLVITAVFVIGFIIAALIFYTHKNARPVDQMNTYTAGEFIYDPESYHYAKNYYAPFERLYKNHPSVEKFYDAIALRVNEFGRLVRSWFFSSNASVGVFWISVIITIAFFWGDKI, from the coding sequence ATGGCATTAAACTCTCTGTTAATTACAGGTTTGTTGTTATCGGTTTTGACTTTTTTCTTGACAAAGATAAACAAAAAGTTGGGTAGTTACTTTACCATTTTTTCAACGTTGTTTGTATTGGTATTTTTGTTTGGATATATGAACGATGTTGGAACAGTATTTAACCTTTGGTCTTTTGGAGGATTTTCATTGCAATTGGTGAGTTCTAATTATGGTTGGTTCTTTTCCATAATAATGGTTTTAACTTATTTTCTTGTGTCTTTTTTTAATCCCTATTGGGTAGAAAAAATGGTTAATCCGGCTTCATACAATATGCTCTACGTGTTTTCTGTAGTTTCTACGTTGGGGGTGTTCTTTGCCAAGGATTTCCTTACGTTATTTATATTTTGGGAGATGGTAGTTTGGTCTTCTTTGTTTATAATCCCCCTTGGTAAATCAAGGAAGGCCTCTGTAGTTTATTATGCAATCAGCACGGTCGGTTCTTTCTCAATGTTTTTTGCAATAATGTATTTATATTCACTGTTTCAAACCTTTGATATAAAAAGTATTTCACAGAATTTAATTAGCAGTCCCAATACGGCTGTAATGGCTTATTTTGTAATTATTATCGCGGGACTTGCAAAACTAGGAATTTTCCCATTTCACACGTGGCTCCCCATTGCCCATGGGAACGCTCCTCACACTTTTTCTCCAGTTCTTTCGGGAGGATTAGTTAAAATGGGGGCATTTATAGCGTTGTTGGTTAGTGCAATTATACCCACTTCGCAGATTTTTTCTAACCACATTCATATAATCGGTGTCCCTTATGAAAATTATATAATTATGGTTTTGGGAGCAATAAGCATTATAGTTGGCACCCTTATGGCAATAAAACAAGAAGACGCTAAAAGATTGATAGCTTATTCTACCGTCGCGAATGGAGGATACATATTGATAGGTATCTCGCTTTTAGATCAAGTAGGATTCGCGGGTGGAATGATGCACATCTTCAATCATGCAATGGCATCAGCCGCTATGTTTTTAACTATCGGAGCGGTAGCCTATAGAACGGGTACCACAAATATGAGCGAACTGGGTGGGATGATTAAAAAGATGCCTGTAACCTTTGCCGCTTACTTGATTGCCATAATTTCCATTGCCGGGATACCACCCACCAGTGGATTTGCGTCAAAATGGCTGATCTTTCAAGGTTTAGCGAGCAAAGGACTTATGTTTATAGCTTTTGCCACCTTTTTTGGAAGCATAGGGTCTTTCATGTACGTTTTTAGACCTCTTGCTACAGTATTTTTAGGTCAATTATCACCTAAACACAACGATGTGAAAGAAGTTCCCTTTATGATGCAAATCCCTATGCTTGTGATGTCCTTACTGACAATATATTTTGGTGTGTTTCCTTCTCAAATGTTAGGATTTATTTCGAAAATTCAGGCTTCTTTGAATATTGTTCCAATCAGTGTAGAAGGCTCAAAAATATATTCCTTTAGTGGCATGTGGGATTCTTTAGTGATTACAGCCGTCTTCGTAATAGGTTTCATTATAGCCGCTTTAATTTTTTACACACATAAAAATGCTCGGCCCGTTGATCAAATGAACACTTACACTGCTGGCGAATTTATATACGATCCTGAATCTTATCATTATGCCAAAAACTATTACGCTCCTTTTGAAAGATTGTATAAAAATCATCCATCAGTGGAAAAATTTTATGATGCCATAGCTTTAAGAGTAAACGAGTTTGGCCGTCTTGTCAGAAGTTGGTTCTTTTCTTCAAACGCTTCTGTAGGTGTGTTTTGGATCTCTGTGATAATAACAATAGCCTTTTTCTGGGGTGATAAAATATGA
- a CDS encoding FAD-dependent oxidoreductase — protein sequence MNTPEKSFFAPARAWKYLTKKPVSVPMEDILITPREASDRYRGFHINDWEKCIGCGTCSKICPTDAITMIEFEELPDVEGSKPQRPAIDYGRCSFCGLCVDICTTGSLQMTKEYVHISKDPNTFFFIPTEEGIHGIKKPLGYVRDEDSDLLDLEREEMEIDPPEIRKASFIEMVKGFSKEQAVKEASRCVECNICEKTCPAHMNIADYIKDIYTDDLQTGLKDLYKTNPLPAVCGRICTHRCETACTIGHRGEPIAIRWLKRYIVDNVPQDKYPEILDQEIIKKANAKVAIVGAGPAGLSAAYFLSLMGYEITVYEEKNRPGGVLNYGGPAYRLPDTAFEQDVNYIKSLGVKIITNTKVGKDITLEELKAKNDVIFVSTGFNKGRKLPIEGSDHEKVFDSLTILEEMKNYVRGEGPKPYIPKSLVVIGGGNVAMDVARSMLRLQNMEYNKSEVHVLSLERNFDEMPADEDEIVEGGEEGVIFHPGWGPVKVIVENGEVKGVLFRKCVEVFDENGRFNPKYDENNTITINADMVVMTVGQAPDYSYLPEEIQNNMKIERGRIKTNEYGQVEGVPWLFAGGDIVHGPDVIHGVADGHKAAQGIDQYIMDKQFSK from the coding sequence ATGAATACACCTGAAAAAAGCTTTTTTGCTCCAGCAAGGGCCTGGAAATACCTTACGAAAAAGCCTGTTAGTGTTCCTATGGAAGATATCTTAATAACACCTCGAGAGGCTTCGGATAGATATAGAGGTTTTCATATAAACGATTGGGAAAAATGTATCGGTTGCGGTACTTGTTCAAAAATATGTCCAACAGATGCTATAACTATGATAGAGTTCGAAGAACTCCCAGATGTAGAAGGTTCTAAACCACAAAGGCCTGCTATAGATTATGGAAGATGCAGCTTTTGTGGTTTATGTGTAGATATATGCACCACTGGTTCGTTACAGATGACCAAAGAATATGTGCATATATCTAAAGATCCAAATACCTTCTTTTTTATCCCCACAGAGGAAGGAATCCATGGAATTAAAAAACCACTAGGTTATGTTAGAGATGAAGATTCAGACTTACTTGACTTAGAAAGAGAAGAGATGGAAATTGATCCACCAGAAATTAGAAAAGCCTCTTTCATCGAGATGGTTAAAGGATTTTCAAAAGAACAGGCTGTAAAAGAGGCTTCAAGATGTGTGGAATGTAATATTTGTGAAAAGACATGTCCAGCACATATGAACATAGCAGATTACATAAAAGATATATATACAGATGATCTTCAAACGGGTTTGAAAGATCTTTATAAAACAAATCCTTTGCCCGCGGTATGCGGTAGAATTTGTACTCATCGATGTGAAACAGCTTGTACCATAGGTCACAGAGGAGAACCTATAGCCATAAGATGGTTGAAAAGATATATAGTGGATAACGTTCCACAGGATAAATATCCAGAGATTTTAGATCAGGAAATTATAAAAAAGGCTAACGCTAAGGTTGCCATCGTTGGAGCTGGACCTGCCGGACTTTCTGCAGCTTATTTCTTGTCTTTAATGGGATATGAAATAACTGTTTATGAGGAAAAGAACAGGCCAGGCGGTGTTCTTAATTATGGAGGTCCTGCTTATAGACTTCCAGACACGGCTTTTGAGCAAGATGTAAATTACATAAAATCACTGGGAGTAAAGATAATAACGAATACAAAAGTTGGAAAGGATATCACTTTAGAAGAATTAAAAGCAAAAAACGATGTAATATTTGTTTCAACTGGATTCAACAAAGGTAGAAAGCTTCCCATCGAAGGATCTGATCATGAAAAAGTCTTTGATTCTTTGACAATTTTAGAAGAAATGAAAAATTATGTCAGAGGAGAAGGCCCAAAACCATATATACCGAAATCCCTTGTGGTAATAGGGGGAGGAAATGTTGCCATGGATGTTGCAAGGTCCATGCTCAGACTCCAAAACATGGAATATAATAAATCTGAAGTACATGTCCTCAGTTTAGAGAGAAACTTTGATGAGATGCCTGCCGATGAAGACGAGATTGTTGAAGGCGGAGAAGAAGGGGTAATTTTCCATCCAGGATGGGGTCCCGTGAAAGTAATAGTTGAAAATGGAGAAGTGAAAGGTGTGTTATTTAGGAAATGTGTGGAAGTATTCGACGAAAACGGAAGATTCAATCCAAAATACGATGAAAATAACACTATTACGATAAATGCGGATATGGTGGTAATGACTGTTGGACAGGCTCCGGATTACAGCTATTTGCCGGAAGAGATCCAAAATAACATGAAGATAGAAAGAGGAAGGATAAAAACAAACGAGTACGGTCAAGTGGAAGGTGTACCATGGTTGTTTGCAGGTGGCGATATAGTGCATGGGCCAGATGTAATTCATGGAGTTGCAGATGGGCACAAAGCGGCTCAAGGAATAGACCAATATATAATGGACAAACAATTTTCAAAATAA
- a CDS encoding DUF503 domain-containing protein, which yields MFCIKLELKIRLFGISSLKDKRSVVKTLINSLRKKYNVSALEGNYNDSKNYLGIFVSSLSQSRDYLLNLIEQIEDDIELNYGLEIEKEDYSIF from the coding sequence ATGTTCTGCATCAAATTAGAATTGAAAATTAGGTTATTCGGAATCAGCTCTTTGAAAGACAAAAGATCGGTAGTGAAAACACTGATAAACTCACTAAGAAAAAAGTACAATGTATCTGCTCTAGAAGGAAATTATAACGACTCGAAAAATTACTTGGGAATATTCGTATCGTCGTTAAGTCAAAGTAGAGATTACTTACTAAATCTTATCGAACAAATAGAGGATGACATCGAACTTAATTATGGTTTAGAGATTGAAAAGGAAGACTACTCAATTTTTTAG
- a CDS encoding respiratory chain complex I subunit 1 family protein: MSYLIALMIVFIGFLWQVSLDGIQRKVTAKVHRRVGPPWYQTFMDIFKALSKSSITHGFIYDFGVMMALGGTIATFMFLPFGDIVAFNGLDNFFVVVYLLAIGSLGMAMSASGSGNAWAGIGIMRALTQMVAYEVPFMIVVFGMIHVYGTSSLSELAQIQQMNGIFGWHIFTMPLGAIVAFISLLGMLNKVPFDTPIAPAEIASGPMVEYGGKHFGMLMLQHEFATLVEVGLFVNLFLGGGNLIEYLIKYFFVYTLVTVIYAVSARFRIENVVTFFYGVPIVLSLVQAAIVIFTGLGVNV, from the coding sequence ATGAGTTATTTGATAGCCTTGATGATAGTTTTCATCGGATTTTTATGGCAAGTATCTCTTGATGGTATTCAAAGAAAAGTTACGGCTAAAGTTCATAGAAGAGTAGGACCACCATGGTATCAAACTTTTATGGATATTTTCAAAGCTCTATCAAAATCATCTATAACACATGGTTTTATTTATGATTTTGGTGTGATGATGGCTTTGGGAGGAACTATTGCCACTTTTATGTTTTTACCTTTTGGCGATATCGTGGCTTTTAATGGCCTTGATAATTTCTTTGTAGTTGTCTATTTATTAGCAATAGGTTCTCTTGGGATGGCCATGAGTGCTTCCGGTTCTGGAAACGCCTGGGCAGGAATAGGTATTATGAGGGCGTTGACCCAGATGGTTGCTTATGAAGTCCCATTTATGATAGTTGTATTCGGCATGATACACGTTTATGGTACTTCTTCACTCAGTGAATTGGCACAGATACAACAAATGAATGGGATTTTCGGATGGCATATTTTTACTATGCCCTTAGGAGCTATAGTAGCTTTTATATCCTTACTTGGTATGCTTAACAAGGTCCCATTTGATACGCCCATAGCACCAGCAGAAATAGCTTCTGGACCTATGGTTGAGTATGGAGGAAAACATTTCGGTATGTTGATGCTACAACACGAGTTTGCAACGTTAGTTGAAGTCGGTTTGTTCGTGAACCTATTTTTAGGAGGAGGAAATTTAATTGAATACTTAATAAAATACTTTTTTGTTTATACCTTAGTTACAGTGATATATGCTGTTTCGGCTCGTTTTAGAATAGAGAATGTTGTAACATTCTTCTACGGAGTTCCAATAGTGCTATCACTAGTTCAAGCTGCGATAGTAATTTTTACAGGACTGGGGGTGAACGTATGA
- a CDS encoding inorganic phosphate transporter, whose translation MLLFYLIPAILLGWSLGSNNSSNIFGPAVTSGLVSYKKAIIVSAFFVFVGSVVGGINGLNTLGALTNLNIELLSLALFCAFLAMIFMSFFGLPASATQAVVGALIGLSILKGTFNSLILTRIFISWILTPIGALIFAFILYKLLALMFRKFLGITAQDRFLKVLTWIAIFYSAYSLGANNVANVTGVFADVLLTPSFLLIIGGLSIAVGILTTNKKVLYTVGKGIVELDHFSSSVSILGTGVTLWIYSLIGVPVSAAQATIGAIVGVGIATGTRTFDTGTIMKVIFGWVGTPMISGIISLIVLFLIQLLS comes from the coding sequence ATGCTTTTATTTTATTTAATTCCAGCTATTTTGTTAGGATGGTCCTTAGGCTCCAACAATTCTTCCAATATATTTGGACCAGCTGTAACTTCTGGACTGGTTTCATACAAAAAAGCTATTATTGTATCTGCATTTTTTGTTTTTGTCGGTTCGGTTGTTGGAGGTATAAATGGATTAAACACTTTGGGGGCTTTGACCAATTTAAATATTGAACTACTGTCATTAGCCTTATTTTGTGCTTTTTTAGCGATGATATTTATGAGTTTCTTTGGGCTTCCCGCATCTGCTACCCAGGCTGTTGTGGGAGCTCTGATCGGTTTAAGTATTCTAAAAGGGACATTCAATTCACTCATTTTAACAAGAATTTTCATTTCATGGATACTTACACCTATTGGTGCCTTAATCTTTGCTTTTATATTATATAAACTTTTGGCCCTAATGTTTAGAAAATTTTTGGGGATTACAGCCCAAGATAGGTTCTTAAAAGTACTAACATGGATCGCTATTTTTTATAGTGCATACTCATTAGGTGCAAACAACGTTGCAAACGTTACTGGAGTATTTGCAGACGTTTTACTTACTCCTAGCTTTTTACTTATTATAGGTGGTTTATCAATAGCAGTTGGAATTTTAACTACTAACAAAAAGGTTTTGTATACCGTAGGGAAAGGAATTGTTGAATTGGACCATTTTTCATCATCTGTATCGATTTTGGGAACAGGGGTTACCTTGTGGATCTACTCTTTAATTGGTGTCCCCGTCAGTGCTGCACAGGCTACAATAGGTGCTATTGTGGGTGTTGGAATAGCAACAGGTACTAGAACTTTTGATACAGGCACGATAATGAAAGTAATATTTGGTTGGGTAGGAACACCTATGATTTCTGGAATTATTTCTCTTATAGTATTATTTTTAATTCAATTATTATCTTAA